A genomic region of Gemmata massiliana contains the following coding sequences:
- a CDS encoding ATP-dependent DNA helicase, which produces MGHREPSHPGPAGGRRRVPRDHRHPRAAEGARFLLDEKFQQKAKDGVIWIDEAGLLGMRQVRQVFDAAEKLNARVVLQGDKRQHGSIERGTTLRVLEQFSGLPVAQLTDIRRQKGQYKEAVACLAKGDILAGYDAIEDLGWVKATPELAHNTPLVDEYMEAIDTKRANQAISDRVLAIAPTHAEAAEVTDAIRLRLQERGIVAKEEHEVQTLVPLHWTEAERGDLNRYDGTEVIQFHRKSGTFQAGERIAIADFKPGMRLGPASTFSVFGRNTIKLAAGDRIRITSPGKSADMKHKLDNGSQYEVAGIDEKGIHLTNDWTLAPDFGHLNHGYVTTSHASQGKTVDRVLIAMGKESLPAISAEQFYVSVSRGKEKATIFTDVPTPELREAIQKADSRKSATELFNPQRRNLDRIYALVIQARMEWLRAADRDFASDGQPIITKIEVVKVEEKKRG; this is translated from the coding sequence ATGGGCCACCGAGAGCCGAGTCATCCTGGGCCAGCAGGCGGTCGCCGACGGGTTCCACGAGATCACCGCCATCCCCGAGCTGCTGAAGGTGCGCGCTTCCTCCTCGACGAGAAGTTCCAGCAGAAGGCCAAGGACGGCGTCATCTGGATCGACGAGGCCGGGCTGCTCGGCATGCGCCAGGTGCGTCAGGTGTTTGACGCCGCTGAGAAGCTCAACGCCCGTGTGGTCCTGCAGGGCGACAAACGTCAGCATGGCTCCATCGAGCGCGGCACCACGCTCCGCGTTCTGGAGCAGTTCTCCGGCCTCCCGGTCGCGCAACTCACCGACATCCGCCGCCAGAAGGGCCAGTACAAGGAAGCTGTCGCGTGCCTCGCCAAGGGCGACATACTCGCCGGGTACGACGCGATTGAGGACCTCGGCTGGGTGAAGGCGACCCCCGAGCTGGCGCACAACACCCCCTTGGTGGACGAGTACATGGAGGCCATCGACACGAAGCGCGCCAACCAGGCCATCTCTGACCGCGTGCTGGCCATCGCTCCGACGCACGCCGAGGCTGCGGAGGTTACTGACGCCATTCGCCTCCGCCTTCAGGAGCGCGGTATCGTCGCAAAAGAAGAGCATGAGGTGCAGACGTTGGTACCGCTCCACTGGACCGAAGCCGAGCGCGGAGATCTGAACCGTTACGACGGCACCGAGGTCATCCAGTTCCACCGCAAATCCGGGACGTTCCAGGCCGGGGAACGCATTGCCATCGCCGACTTCAAACCCGGCATGCGGCTCGGGCCTGCGAGCACGTTCTCCGTCTTCGGCCGGAACACGATCAAGCTCGCAGCCGGCGACCGCATCCGCATCACGTCACCGGGCAAGTCAGCGGACATGAAGCACAAGCTCGACAACGGAAGCCAGTACGAGGTGGCCGGGATCGACGAGAAGGGCATTCACCTTACCAATGACTGGACGCTAGCGCCGGACTTCGGGCACCTGAACCACGGCTACGTCACAACCTCCCACGCGAGCCAGGGGAAGACGGTGGACCGGGTTCTGATCGCGATGGGAAAGGAATCGCTCCCGGCAATCAGCGCTGAGCAGTTCTACGTGAGCGTGTCGCGGGGGAAGGAGAAGGCCACGATCTTCACCGATGTCCCCACACCGGAGCTGCGCGAGGCGATCCAGAAGGCCGACAGCCGGAAGTCAGCCACCGAACTGTTCAACCCGCAACGCCGCAACCTGGACCGAATCTACGCGCTGGTGATTCAGGCGCGTATGGAATGGCTTCGTGCTGCAGATCGTGACTTCGCTTCCGACGGGCAGCCGATCATCACAAAGATCGAGGTGGTGAAGGTTGAGGAGAAGAAGCGGGGCTGA
- a CDS encoding sigma-70 family RNA polymerase sigma factor, translating to MPVSTVRVLRVIADEEQTDAELLGRFVDRHDEDAFALLVRRHGAMVYGVCRRILPEPDAEDAFQATFLVLAQKARTAAPREVANWLYGVARRAALLAHRSIVRRKERTGDMPDRPAESDPLSELRAALDEELRRLPDAYRTVIVLCDLESRTRKEAALILGWPEGTVAGRLSRAREMLAKRLTKRGVTLPAGAVVLLVSRNATTAGVPGVLVTSTIEAVGSLGASGISPTVATLTEGILKTMLLKKIAAAATVVLVLIATTIGGSVAVGRADDKPRPTAGQEGADKKPVFTAPAKAPVPKAKPKEDKEIFQGAWSIVEASASGKHQAIEISKEQVWVFTGDRLVIYYDDKSRVEMSYEIDPKQKPKAIDLSPVGEREKGYVFKGIYELDGDRLKVYYSRNIAPDAKRPERFDPVSEDRGMRSFVLKRAPEKDALTAWGKEVGGLQAGLEVKEGQRTYHLGETVTILVRVRNTGKETVKFEYIRQYLDENPPGVTGADGKAIPQATVAAMGVVHAPVKVSLEPGKEVVLETRIHGASGVPYDLRSDGGAPMTKNHPLKVGTGKVSLQYERVLGSSSIGALKIDPAIAGLSTGKLELDVSDADQKDAINLPTHDGMRQLKGKDAAAYQTTNAWLAERLKEADSIKVGSTHADVTKHFRTDGGLAQIGKHRFVMILCPYIKIDVEFEKGGAPAPTAKVTKVSRPYFEPEFLD from the coding sequence ATGCCGGTAAGCACAGTACGGGTTCTGCGTGTCATCGCGGACGAGGAACAGACCGACGCGGAACTGTTGGGGCGGTTCGTCGACCGCCATGACGAGGACGCGTTCGCGCTCCTGGTCCGTCGGCACGGGGCGATGGTGTACGGGGTCTGTCGGCGAATACTCCCCGAGCCGGACGCCGAGGACGCGTTCCAGGCGACGTTCCTCGTGCTGGCACAGAAGGCACGGACGGCCGCCCCGCGGGAGGTGGCGAACTGGCTCTACGGGGTGGCGCGGAGAGCAGCGCTGCTGGCCCACCGGTCCATCGTCCGGCGGAAGGAGAGGACCGGAGACATGCCCGACCGTCCGGCTGAATCCGACCCGCTGTCCGAGCTACGGGCCGCGCTCGACGAGGAACTGCGCCGCCTGCCCGACGCGTACCGCACCGTGATCGTGTTGTGTGACCTGGAGAGTCGGACCCGTAAAGAAGCGGCTTTGATCCTCGGTTGGCCCGAGGGGACCGTTGCGGGGCGGCTGTCCCGGGCGCGGGAGATGCTGGCGAAGCGGCTCACGAAGCGCGGCGTGACGCTGCCGGCGGGGGCCGTGGTCCTGCTCGTGAGCCGGAACGCGACCACGGCCGGGGTGCCGGGGGTGCTCGTGACATCAACGATCGAGGCGGTCGGATCACTGGGAGCGAGCGGAATCTCGCCGACGGTTGCAACCCTCACAGAAGGGATACTGAAGACCATGTTACTCAAGAAGATCGCGGCCGCGGCAACGGTCGTTTTAGTGTTGATCGCGACGACCATTGGCGGCAGCGTCGCCGTTGGACGGGCCGACGACAAGCCCAGGCCGACGGCGGGACAGGAAGGGGCGGACAAGAAACCCGTCTTCACGGCACCGGCGAAGGCACCAGTTCCCAAGGCGAAACCCAAGGAAGACAAGGAAATATTCCAGGGGGCGTGGAGTATCGTCGAAGCCAGTGCCAGCGGCAAACATCAGGCAATTGAGATCAGCAAGGAGCAAGTCTGGGTCTTCACGGGCGACAGGCTCGTCATCTACTACGACGACAAGTCCCGCGTGGAAATGTCGTATGAAATCGACCCAAAGCAAAAACCGAAAGCCATCGACCTGTCCCCTGTGGGTGAGCGTGAGAAGGGCTATGTTTTCAAGGGCATCTACGAACTCGATGGCGATCGGCTGAAGGTCTACTACAGTCGAAACATCGCACCCGACGCCAAACGGCCCGAGCGTTTCGATCCCGTGTCCGAAGATCGTGGCATGAGGTCGTTCGTCCTCAAACGGGCGCCGGAAAAGGACGCGTTAACCGCCTGGGGCAAGGAGGTCGGCGGCCTGCAGGCGGGGTTGGAGGTCAAGGAGGGGCAGCGGACGTACCACCTCGGCGAGACGGTGACGATCCTCGTGCGGGTCCGCAACACGGGCAAGGAAACGGTGAAATTCGAGTACATCCGGCAGTACCTGGACGAGAACCCGCCCGGCGTGACGGGGGCCGACGGTAAAGCGATCCCGCAGGCAACGGTAGCGGCCATGGGCGTGGTCCACGCTCCGGTCAAAGTGAGCTTGGAGCCGGGCAAAGAGGTCGTGCTCGAAACCCGTATTCACGGGGCGTCGGGAGTGCCTTACGACCTCCGGTCAGACGGTGGAGCGCCCATGACCAAGAACCACCCCCTCAAAGTCGGAACCGGAAAGGTTTCCCTTCAGTACGAGCGGGTGCTTGGCAGCTCCTCGATCGGGGCTCTCAAGATCGACCCGGCGATTGCCGGGCTCTCCACAGGGAAACTGGAACTCGATGTGAGTGACGCCGACCAGAAGGATGCGATAAACCTCCCGACCCACGACGGGATGCGGCAGCTCAAGGGGAAGGACGCGGCGGCGTACCAGACGACCAACGCCTGGCTGGCGGAGCGGCTCAAGGAGGCCGACTCGATCAAGGTCGGGAGCACCCACGCGGACGTAACCAAGCACTTCCGCACCGACGGCGGTCTCGCCCAGATCGGGAAGCACCGGTTCGTCATGATCCTCTGCCCGTACATCAAGATCGACGTCGAGTTTGAAAAGGGCGGCGCCCCGGCGCCAACGGCAAAGGTGACCAAGGTGTCGCGGCCGTATTTCGAGCCTGAGTTCCTGGACTAG
- a CDS encoding chalcone isomerase family protein — MLRFAICALVVTGPLMAADPVTVKGTSVTYPPAVSANVKDKDVQLSLTGVGLRTKVGFNVYTVASYLQDGTRVQKAEDLARTDAVRLLHLVMQRTVQPDAFIGAFRTAVGKSYPDDKFVGEFTQLVNAIGKNAADKRR, encoded by the coding sequence ATGCTACGTTTCGCTATTTGCGCTCTTGTTGTCACTGGCCCCCTGATGGCCGCCGATCCAGTCACAGTGAAAGGAACGTCGGTCACGTACCCGCCGGCCGTTTCGGCGAACGTCAAAGATAAGGACGTTCAGCTCAGCCTTACTGGCGTCGGGCTGCGCACGAAGGTCGGGTTCAATGTGTATACGGTCGCCAGCTACCTTCAGGACGGAACCCGCGTCCAGAAGGCGGAGGATCTGGCCAGAACCGACGCCGTCCGCCTTCTTCATTTGGTCATGCAGCGAACCGTTCAGCCCGACGCCTTCATCGGGGCGTTTCGGACGGCGGTCGGCAAGTCGTACCCGGATGACAAGTTCGTGGGGGAGTTCACCCAGTTGGTCAACGCGATCGGGAAGAATGCCGCGGACAAGCGGCGATAA
- a CDS encoding chalcone isomerase family protein: protein MPRTSGDNVTLLYVPGEGVRVQVSNKVDVTIKSPAFAQALWEVYLGAKPLDEGLKKRTARPSRPVTWARGETSRGPYRRRDSSCTWSWKRLWARTPRFSHGDWITVSWSAGSKPRHRIGRHCLEST, encoded by the coding sequence ATGCCGCGGACAAGCGGCGATAACGTGACGCTGCTCTACGTGCCCGGCGAGGGGGTGCGCGTCCAGGTGAGTAACAAGGTTGATGTGACGATCAAGAGCCCCGCCTTCGCCCAGGCCTTGTGGGAGGTGTACCTCGGGGCGAAGCCGCTCGATGAGGGGCTAAAGAAAAGGACTGCTCGGCCGTCTCGCCCCGTGACCTGGGCACGGGGCGAGACTTCCCGAGGTCCGTACCGACGACGTGACAGCAGCTGCACTTGGTCCTGGAAGCGATTGTGGGCCAGGACACCTCGTTTTTCACACGGAGATTGGATCACGGTTAGTTGGTCAGCGGGGAGCAAGCCCAGACATCGAATCGGAAGGCACTGCCTCGAGTCTACATGA
- a CDS encoding POT-type proton-dependent oligopeptide transporter, with the protein MSSATPTPDTPTGHPSGFWFFFWGEFAERCSYYGMRAILPLYLTTRLNMSDERASEWYYAFKMACYFLPLLGGFLADRYLGKYWTIVGFSVPYVLGQLLIGVEDDTAVMCALALCAMGSGVIKPNISALLGLTYDQQRPGAQQLRASAFLWFYFAVNVGSLISLLGLPIIRNMFGYQVAFLVPAAFMTLALLVFAAGKKRYAVEVVGSAAPMTPEERGEQWRTLTRLFGVFGLMVFFWVVYEHNDVQWVFFARDHIDLKLPDWLGGQTLAPDQFQFINALCVLVLIAFFQWFWKRVDPTGTRFPSTTKVLIGFLFTGAGPALMAAAAFGATGGAKVSMLWIVAAYVLLTVGEVLVYGTMLDLSYAHAPARMKGLVTACFLVTNTLGNFVNTQLGKLYFSGPGKGEEVVESLNWGARVTTVNGDTVFRFYPEAFFTIDVAIALAAAAGFFVVARRFNRSTAPAQ; encoded by the coding sequence ATGTCATCCGCCACCCCCACGCCCGACACACCGACTGGCCACCCGAGCGGGTTCTGGTTCTTCTTCTGGGGCGAGTTCGCCGAGCGGTGCAGCTACTACGGGATGCGGGCCATCCTCCCACTGTACCTGACCACCCGACTCAACATGTCCGACGAGCGCGCGAGCGAGTGGTACTACGCGTTCAAGATGGCGTGCTACTTCCTGCCCCTGCTCGGCGGGTTCCTGGCCGACCGGTACCTGGGCAAGTACTGGACCATCGTCGGGTTCTCCGTGCCCTACGTGCTCGGGCAGCTCCTGATCGGGGTCGAGGACGATACCGCGGTGATGTGCGCCCTCGCGCTGTGCGCGATGGGCAGCGGAGTGATCAAGCCGAACATCTCGGCCCTACTTGGGCTCACCTACGATCAGCAGCGCCCCGGAGCCCAACAGTTACGGGCCAGCGCGTTCTTGTGGTTCTACTTCGCGGTCAACGTTGGCTCACTCATCTCCCTGCTCGGCCTGCCCATCATCCGCAACATGTTCGGGTACCAGGTGGCGTTCCTGGTACCGGCTGCGTTCATGACCCTGGCCCTGCTCGTGTTCGCTGCCGGGAAAAAGAGGTACGCAGTGGAAGTGGTCGGGAGCGCCGCGCCGATGACGCCCGAGGAGCGCGGCGAGCAGTGGCGAACCCTGACGCGCCTGTTCGGAGTGTTCGGGCTCATGGTGTTCTTCTGGGTCGTGTACGAGCACAACGACGTGCAGTGGGTGTTCTTCGCCCGGGACCACATCGATCTGAAGCTGCCGGACTGGTTGGGCGGGCAAACTCTCGCCCCGGACCAGTTCCAGTTCATCAACGCCCTGTGCGTGCTGGTGCTGATCGCATTCTTCCAGTGGTTCTGGAAGCGGGTGGACCCGACCGGTACCCGTTTCCCGTCCACCACGAAGGTACTCATCGGGTTCTTGTTCACCGGGGCCGGACCGGCGCTCATGGCGGCCGCCGCGTTCGGGGCGACGGGCGGGGCCAAGGTGTCGATGCTCTGGATCGTCGCGGCATATGTGTTGCTCACGGTCGGCGAGGTGCTCGTGTACGGCACCATGCTCGATCTGTCCTACGCCCACGCCCCGGCCCGGATGAAGGGGCTCGTCACCGCGTGCTTCCTGGTCACCAACACGCTCGGCAACTTCGTCAACACCCAGCTCGGGAAGCTGTACTTTAGTGGCCCCGGCAAGGGCGAAGAGGTGGTCGAGAGCCTCAACTGGGGCGCCCGCGTGACCACTGTGAACGGGGATACGGTGTTCCGGTTCTACCCGGAAGCGTTCTTCACCATTGATGTCGCGATCGCACTTGCGGCCGCAGCCGGCTTCTTCGTCGTCGCTCGGCGGTTCAATCGCTCCACGGCGCCCGCTCAATAG
- a CDS encoding alpha/beta hydrolase, which translates to MIKDLIPVIDSNYRTVADRDHRAIAGLSMGSGQAMQIGLTHTDTFSAVGAFSGVFRQGDVKAAFGGVFADPVAFDKKMGLLYLHSGDQGLDAGIHKAASDLYDYLQKGGSKNVAFRDLKGQGHEWQTWRVAFHDFAPRLFQPKK; encoded by the coding sequence GTGATCAAGGACCTGATCCCGGTGATCGACTCGAACTACCGCACCGTTGCCGACCGCGACCACCGGGCGATTGCCGGACTCTCGATGGGGTCGGGGCAGGCCATGCAGATCGGGCTGACCCACACCGACACGTTCTCGGCCGTCGGGGCGTTCAGCGGGGTGTTCCGCCAGGGTGACGTGAAGGCCGCTTTCGGCGGGGTGTTCGCCGACCCGGTCGCGTTCGACAAGAAGATGGGCCTGCTGTACCTGCACTCCGGTGACCAGGGACTGGACGCGGGCATCCATAAGGCGGCCAGCGACCTGTACGACTACTTGCAAAAGGGCGGGTCGAAGAACGTGGCGTTCCGCGACCTGAAGGGTCAGGGGCACGAGTGGCAGACGTGGCGGGTCGCGTTCCACGACTTCGCCCCGCGGCTGTTTCAACCGAAGAAGTGA
- a CDS encoding alpha/beta hydrolase-fold protein, translated as MLYLLHGIGGDENEWPKGGAIAVLDNLYADKKPVPMIVVMPNGRAQPNDRAEGDVFRTAPAFAQFEGDLLKDLIPFVEKTYPVKTDRESRALAGLSMGGGQSLNFGLGNLDTFAWVGGFSSAPNTKKPEELIKDDAAKKLKLLYVACGDKDGLMRVSEGVHKMLDEKKVPHVWRVIPGGAHDFKVWKSDLYHFSQLIFQESGQKTPERKDEPKAEKKEPTDEGKPSATNLMSSQYPKVHADGRATFRFKAPDAKKVQVFTNYGLGPRGHWDMTKGADGVWSLTSPPILPGFHYYGFLVDGVFVNDPGTDTFFGTSKPTSGIEIPEKGVDFFHAKDVPHGEVRSKWYTSKVTGQTRHIQVYTPPGYDDSKQKYPVLYLQHGGGEDETGWVKQGHMNFILDNLIAEKKAVPMVVVMEKGYASKAGEQPSAPGRGFRGGRSRTW; from the coding sequence GTGCTCTACCTGCTGCACGGCATCGGCGGGGACGAGAACGAGTGGCCGAAGGGCGGCGCGATCGCGGTGCTCGACAACCTGTACGCCGACAAGAAACCGGTGCCGATGATCGTGGTCATGCCGAACGGCCGGGCACAGCCGAACGACCGCGCGGAGGGCGACGTGTTCCGCACCGCCCCGGCGTTCGCCCAGTTCGAGGGCGACCTGCTCAAGGACCTCATCCCGTTCGTCGAGAAGACGTACCCGGTGAAGACAGATCGCGAGAGCCGGGCTCTCGCTGGTTTGAGCATGGGCGGCGGGCAGTCGCTCAACTTCGGGCTAGGCAACCTCGACACGTTTGCCTGGGTCGGCGGGTTCTCCTCCGCGCCCAACACCAAGAAGCCGGAAGAGCTGATCAAGGACGACGCCGCCAAGAAGCTGAAGCTGCTGTACGTGGCGTGCGGGGACAAGGACGGATTGATGCGGGTCAGCGAGGGCGTCCACAAGATGCTCGACGAGAAGAAGGTGCCGCACGTCTGGCGCGTGATCCCCGGCGGGGCGCACGACTTCAAGGTGTGGAAGAGTGACTTGTACCACTTCTCGCAGCTCATCTTCCAAGAATCCGGGCAGAAGACCCCGGAGAGGAAGGACGAGCCGAAAGCCGAGAAGAAGGAACCGACCGACGAGGGCAAGCCGTCGGCCACGAACCTGATGAGTTCCCAGTACCCGAAGGTCCACGCCGACGGGCGGGCGACGTTCCGGTTCAAGGCGCCCGACGCCAAGAAGGTGCAGGTCTTCACCAATTACGGGCTGGGGCCGCGCGGGCACTGGGACATGACCAAGGGGGCGGACGGTGTGTGGTCGCTCACCTCCCCGCCGATCCTGCCCGGGTTCCACTACTACGGCTTCTTGGTGGACGGGGTGTTCGTGAACGACCCCGGCACCGACACCTTCTTCGGCACCAGCAAGCCGACCAGCGGGATCGAGATCCCCGAGAAGGGGGTGGACTTCTTCCACGCCAAGGACGTGCCGCACGGCGAGGTGCGGTCGAAGTGGTATACTTCGAAGGTGACCGGGCAGACCCGCCACATTCAGGTGTACACCCCGCCGGGCTACGACGACTCGAAACAGAAGTACCCGGTGCTGTACCTGCAACACGGCGGGGGCGAGGACGAGACCGGGTGGGTCAAGCAGGGGCACATGAACTTCATCCTCGACAACCTGATCGCGGAGAAGAAAGCCGTGCCGATGGTCGTGGTGATGGAGAAAGGGTACGCGTCGAAGGCGGGTGAGCAGCCAAGCGCGCCAGGTCGCGGTTTTAGAGGGGGGCGTTCGAGGACGTGGTGA
- a CDS encoding MarR family winged helix-turn-helix transcriptional regulator: MAAGHDIAIALRAAYLVLHRRSEAAFASHGVTADQFVLLASLSRGGNALTQRELGRRMSSDPSTVRAMLVLLEKRGLVERDSHPTDARARTVALTEEGQRTFSELWAVGEPIRQRMISVLSSDEADTLVALLARVTEPLNTESVPASSHSPEDER; the protein is encoded by the coding sequence ATGGCCGCCGGACACGACATCGCGATCGCCCTCCGCGCCGCGTACCTGGTCCTGCACCGACGGTCCGAGGCGGCGTTCGCCTCGCACGGTGTAACTGCCGACCAGTTCGTGCTGTTGGCCTCTCTCTCGCGCGGCGGCAACGCCCTCACCCAGCGGGAACTCGGCCGCCGGATGTCGTCCGACCCGAGCACCGTGCGGGCGATGCTCGTGCTGCTGGAGAAGCGGGGGCTGGTCGAGCGGGACAGTCATCCGACCGACGCCCGCGCCCGGACGGTCGCCCTGACGGAAGAGGGCCAGCGGACGTTTAGCGAGTTGTGGGCGGTCGGCGAACCGATCCGGCAGCGGATGATCAGTGTGCTCAGCTCCGACGAGGCGGACACACTCGTCGCGTTGCTGGCGCGGGTCACGGAACCACTGAACACAGAAAGTGTGCCGGCTTCCTCACACTCCCCGGAGGATGAACGATGA
- a CDS encoding DUF899 family protein, with product MKPGLPEVVDQATWQKHLDAITVKEKAVTKALDALGAERRRLPMVAGKRSQVTADACCRTSSGKLRPLCGSSEHLRLTASSSVSRSHYFLTGRTSPRHLASPGILCVYARNDGRLAWPPDTTSRSPSAPRTWSCTDGPRRRSPRTV from the coding sequence ATGAAGCCCGGACTTCCCGAAGTCGTCGACCAGGCGACTTGGCAGAAGCACCTCGATGCCATCACGGTCAAGGAGAAGGCGGTCACGAAAGCCCTCGACGCTTTGGGTGCCGAACGCCGCCGGCTGCCGATGGTCGCCGGTAAACGATCTCAAGTCACTGCTGATGCTTGTTGTCGAACGTCTTCCGGAAAGCTCCGACCGTTGTGTGGTTCTTCCGAGCATCTCCGGCTCACGGCCTCGAGTTCCGTGAGCCGTTCTCACTATTTTCTCACTGGCAGGACATCGCCACGTCACTTAGCGTCACCGGGGATATTGTGCGTGTACGCACGAAATGACGGGCGACTCGCATGGCCGCCGGACACGACATCGCGATCGCCCTCCGCGCCGCGTACCTGGTCCTGCACCGACGGTCCGAGGCGGCGTTCGCCTCGCACGGTGTAA
- a CDS encoding helix-turn-helix domain-containing protein: MATKSQHAPDYEPLRALLRALREEAGLTQRDVGTRLGKPQSWVHNCEVGNRRVDVAEFVAWATACGVEPTTALTRFLNKTKIKSARKRTASE, translated from the coding sequence ATGGCGACCAAGTCGCAACACGCCCCGGACTACGAACCGCTCCGGGCGCTCCTGCGCGCGTTGCGGGAGGAGGCCGGGTTGACCCAGCGCGACGTGGGCACCCGGTTGGGTAAGCCCCAGAGTTGGGTCCACAACTGCGAGGTCGGGAACCGGCGCGTGGACGTGGCCGAGTTCGTTGCTTGGGCGACCGCGTGCGGGGTCGAACCTACTACCGCACTCACTCGGTTCCTGAACAAGACCAAAATCAAATCGGCGCGAAAGCGCACCGCGAGCGAGTAA
- a CDS encoding DNA adenine methylase, producing MARRDRRTRCGPLATQAVAILNRPALDVIRQQDGPDTLYYCDPPYLLETRASKDVYEHEMSANEHVELLDAIRACQGKVMISGYASELYDRKLADWTRHEFPVPNQAAGGKSKRLMTEIVWCNF from the coding sequence GTGGCTCGGCGCGATCGACGGACTCGGTGTGGTCCACTCGCGACTCAAGCAGTTGCGATCCTGAACCGCCCCGCCCTGGACGTGATCCGACAACAGGACGGACCGGATACGTTGTACTACTGCGACCCACCGTATCTTCTGGAAACGCGAGCCAGCAAGGATGTTTACGAACACGAAATGAGTGCGAACGAGCACGTCGAACTGCTCGACGCGATTCGCGCGTGTCAGGGGAAGGTGATGATCTCCGGGTACGCTTCGGAACTGTATGACCGAAAACTGGCCGATTGGACGCGGCACGAGTTCCCGGTTCCGAACCAAGCGGCCGGGGGCAAGAGCAAGCGCCTCATGACCGAAATCGTGTGGTGCAACTTCTAA
- a CDS encoding DNA adenine methylase, protein MVAALTRLTPPIKWHGGKHFLASKIVALMLPHTHYVEPFAGGLSVRLAKNPEGVSEVVNDLNGALANFWQVLRDEESFDRFRRRAEATPFSERVWADAMALLRTDLVGTDPVEWAWAFFVGCRQSLAGRMDHFTPLSRTRTRRGMNEQASAWLGAIDGLGVVHSRLKQLRS, encoded by the coding sequence ATGGTTGCTGCACTAACGCGCCTGACTCCGCCGATCAAGTGGCACGGTGGCAAGCACTTCCTGGCTTCCAAAATTGTCGCCCTGATGCTCCCGCACACGCACTACGTGGAACCATTCGCGGGCGGGCTCTCGGTGCGCCTCGCCAAGAACCCCGAGGGCGTCAGCGAGGTCGTCAACGATCTCAACGGGGCACTGGCCAACTTCTGGCAGGTGCTTCGGGACGAAGAGTCGTTCGACCGGTTCCGTCGCCGGGCCGAAGCCACTCCGTTCTCCGAGCGAGTTTGGGCCGATGCGATGGCGCTTCTGCGCACCGATCTCGTGGGTACCGATCCGGTCGAGTGGGCGTGGGCGTTCTTCGTCGGGTGCCGTCAGTCCTTGGCCGGGCGCATGGACCACTTCACCCCGCTGAGCCGGACCCGGACGCGCCGGGGGATGAACGAGCAGGCCAGCGCGTGGCTCGGCGCGATCGACGGACTCGGTGTGGTCCACTCGCGACTCAAGCAGTTGCGATCCTGA
- a CDS encoding terminase small subunit — MARKKLVPDPPPLPVKPGHEPLDPDEDMFVTEYLKHFNQGRAYRTVHPHVSRASADVLGHRLLKKVKIRAEIAAVLRERRRRAEVTFRKVLRAAAEFTLADVGDCVGPDGQPLPVQEIPPETRTAITRFRTRERTVTVGVGKQRRVTSDRVFEIQLANKIQALGFLFRHLGMDTSIPPLEVLFQTLPRAVAEELRAAMAQGTFRPSEDPVPIQQL; from the coding sequence ATGGCCCGAAAGAAACTCGTTCCAGATCCTCCCCCACTCCCGGTCAAACCCGGGCACGAACCCCTCGACCCGGACGAAGACATGTTCGTGACCGAATACTTGAAACACTTCAACCAGGGGCGCGCGTACCGCACCGTTCACCCCCACGTGAGCCGCGCGTCCGCCGACGTGCTCGGGCACCGGCTGTTAAAAAAAGTTAAGATCCGCGCGGAGATCGCGGCCGTGCTCCGGGAGCGCCGCCGGCGCGCCGAGGTCACGTTCCGAAAGGTACTCCGGGCCGCGGCCGAGTTCACCCTCGCCGACGTCGGGGACTGCGTCGGTCCCGACGGGCAACCGCTCCCGGTTCAGGAGATCCCTCCGGAAACCCGAACCGCGATCACCCGGTTTCGGACCCGTGAGCGGACTGTGACCGTGGGTGTCGGGAAGCAAAGGCGGGTGACGAGCGATCGGGTGTTCGAGATTCAACTCGCCAACAAGATCCAAGCCCTCGGGTTCCTGTTCCGGCATCTGGGCATGGACACCTCGATCCCGCCGCTCGAAGTGCTCTTTCAGACTCTACCCCGAGCCGTGGCCGAGGAGCTGCGAGCGGCAATGGCACAGGGGACGTTCAGACCAAGCGAAGATCCGGTCCCGATTCAACAGCTGTAA